Proteins encoded in a region of the Vibrio sp. CB1-14 genome:
- the rsmE gene encoding 16S rRNA (uracil(1498)-N(3))-methyltransferase, translated as MRIPRLYHPETIQSLGTLALSDDAAGHIGRVLRMKEGQEVLLFDGSGHEFPATITNVGKKSVDVDIREKIAVSIESPLDLHLGQVISRGDKMEFTIQKSVELGVNTITPLISERCGVKLDAKRFEKKLQQWQKIAISACEQCGRNTIPVIRPIISLEEWCAEPSDALKLNLHPRAKYSINTLPEPVQKVRLLIGPEGGLSAQEIEMTEQYQFEETLLGPRVLRTETAALTAITALQVRFGDLG; from the coding sequence ATGCGTATACCTCGACTCTATCACCCTGAAACGATTCAATCTTTGGGCACACTTGCGCTCAGTGATGATGCCGCAGGACACATCGGCCGAGTGTTGCGTATGAAAGAAGGTCAAGAGGTACTGCTGTTTGATGGCAGCGGTCATGAATTTCCAGCCACTATTACTAACGTTGGCAAGAAAAGCGTTGATGTCGATATCCGCGAGAAAATCGCAGTCAGTATCGAGTCACCGCTCGATCTTCATCTCGGACAAGTCATTTCTCGTGGCGACAAGATGGAGTTCACCATTCAGAAGTCGGTCGAACTGGGCGTCAACACCATCACACCACTCATCTCAGAACGTTGCGGCGTTAAGCTCGATGCCAAACGTTTTGAGAAAAAATTGCAGCAGTGGCAAAAGATCGCCATCAGTGCCTGCGAACAATGTGGCCGTAACACGATCCCTGTGATTCGTCCGATCATATCGCTTGAAGAGTGGTGTGCAGAGCCATCTGACGCGCTCAAGCTCAACCTTCATCCAAGAGCCAAATACTCAATCAATACCTTGCCAGAGCCAGTTCAAAAGGTTCGTCTACTTATCGGTCCAGAGGGCGGATTATCAGCGCAAGAAATTGAAATGACGGAACAATATCAATTCGAAGAAACCCTGCTTGGTCCTCGCGTACTGAGAACAGAAACGGCCGCGCTTACGGCGATCACGGCACTTCAAGTACGCTTTGGCGATTTAGGTTAA
- the gshB gene encoding glutathione synthase, with translation MLKLGIVMDPISSINIKKDSSFAMMLEAQRRGYEIHYMEMNDLHLDQGTAVADTKVVKLKEDPNGWYEFTSEQTIELSELDAVLMRKDPPFDTEYIYATYILERAEEKGTLIVNKPQSLRDCNEKLFTAWFPELTPTTIVTRKADKIKQFRDQHGDVILKPLDGMGGASIFRVKQDDPNVSVIIETLTNHGQNYAMAQTFVPDISNGDKRILVVDGEPMPYCLARIPAKGETRGNLAAGGRGEARPLSETDKQIAEAVAPTLKEKGLIFVGLDVIGDKLTEINVTSPTCIREIEAAFDISITGKLMDAIERRLGK, from the coding sequence ATGCTCAAACTCGGTATCGTGATGGATCCAATTTCCTCCATCAACATCAAGAAAGACTCTAGCTTTGCAATGATGCTGGAAGCCCAGCGTCGCGGTTATGAAATCCACTATATGGAAATGAATGACCTGCACCTAGATCAAGGCACTGCTGTCGCCGACACCAAAGTCGTCAAGCTCAAAGAAGATCCAAACGGCTGGTATGAATTTACTTCAGAGCAAACCATCGAACTGTCAGAACTTGACGCAGTGCTGATGCGTAAAGATCCTCCGTTCGACACTGAATATATCTACGCGACCTACATCCTAGAACGTGCAGAAGAAAAAGGCACGCTCATCGTCAATAAGCCTCAGAGCCTACGTGACTGTAACGAAAAGCTATTCACTGCGTGGTTCCCAGAGCTGACACCAACGACTATTGTGACTCGCAAAGCAGACAAGATTAAACAGTTCCGTGACCAACATGGTGATGTGATCCTAAAACCACTCGATGGTATGGGCGGCGCATCTATTTTCCGTGTTAAGCAAGACGACCCTAACGTTTCAGTGATCATTGAAACGCTGACCAATCACGGCCAAAACTATGCGATGGCACAAACGTTCGTTCCTGATATCAGTAACGGTGACAAGCGTATTCTCGTTGTTGACGGCGAACCAATGCCGTACTGCCTAGCGCGTATCCCTGCCAAGGGTGAAACCCGCGGTAACTTAGCTGCTGGCGGCCGTGGTGAAGCACGTCCCTTAAGTGAGACAGACAAGCAAATTGCCGAAGCTGTTGCTCCCACTTTGAAAGAGAAAGGCTTAATCTTTGTAGGACTGGATGTTATTGGTGACAAACTGACAGAAATCAACGTGACCAGCCCAACCTGTATTCGTGAAATCGAAGCCGCCTTTGACATCTCTATTACCGGCAAGCTAATGGATGCTATCGAGCGTCGTTTAGGCAAATAG
- a CDS encoding YqgE/AlgH family protein has protein sequence MNLANHFLVAMPGMKDPYFQRSVIYVCEHNDEGAMGIMISTPIDVTVANMLKQIQVELPIASQTTHSKSLDEPVLNGGPVSEDRGFILHNPKDQYQSSIQITDRVSVTTSKDILAVLGTDAQPENYIVALGYSGWSAGQLETELAENSWLTIEADPSVIFDTPVEERWSSAVGMLGFDIAQLSADVGHA, from the coding sequence ATGAACTTAGCTAATCACTTTCTCGTTGCCATGCCAGGGATGAAAGATCCCTACTTTCAGCGCAGCGTGATTTATGTGTGCGAGCACAACGATGAGGGCGCGATGGGCATCATGATCAGCACCCCAATTGATGTGACTGTCGCAAACATGCTTAAGCAAATACAAGTTGAACTCCCTATCGCTTCACAAACCACCCACAGCAAGAGCCTCGACGAGCCAGTACTGAACGGCGGCCCCGTGTCCGAGGACCGTGGGTTTATCCTACATAATCCTAAAGATCAGTATCAATCGAGCATTCAGATCACCGACCGGGTATCAGTCACTACATCCAAAGACATTTTGGCGGTACTAGGTACCGATGCTCAACCTGAAAACTATATCGTCGCCCTCGGTTATTCTGGCTGGAGTGCAGGACAGCTGGAGACAGAGCTGGCTGAAAACTCTTGGCTCACCATAGAGGCGGATCCAAGCGTTATCTTTGACACTCCAGTGGAAGAGCGTTGGAGTAGTGCGGTGGGTATGTTAGGGTTTGATATCGCTCAGCTTTCAGCGGATGTCGGTCACGCATAG
- the ruvX gene encoding Holliday junction resolvase RuvX, with product MTSRTIVAFDFGTKSIGSAIGQEVTGTASPLKAFKAKDGIPNWDDIEATLKEWQPDLIVVGLPTDVRGKALEDITARAKKFANRVHGRFGYQVEMHDERLSTAEARSELFEMGGYKALSKGNVDCQSAVVILESWFEAQWA from the coding sequence ATGACATCCAGAACCATCGTTGCTTTCGACTTCGGAACCAAAAGTATTGGTAGTGCTATCGGCCAAGAGGTCACCGGCACAGCAAGCCCACTAAAGGCTTTCAAGGCCAAAGACGGTATCCCCAACTGGGATGACATCGAAGCAACACTCAAAGAGTGGCAACCCGATCTCATCGTTGTTGGCTTGCCAACAGATGTGCGCGGCAAAGCGCTTGAAGACATTACTGCACGCGCTAAAAAGTTTGCTAACCGCGTTCATGGCCGTTTCGGTTACCAAGTTGAAATGCACGATGAAAGGCTGTCTACAGCCGAGGCTCGCTCAGAATTGTTTGAGATGGGGGGTTACAAGGCATTGTCAAAAGGCAATGTCGATTGCCAATCAGCAGTTGTGATCCTAGAGAGCTGGTTTGAAGCGCAGTGGGCTTAA
- the luxS gene encoding S-ribosylhomocysteine lyase, with translation MPLLDSFTVDHTKMHAPAVRVAKTMQTPKGDTITVFDLRFTAPNKDILSERGIHTLEHLYAGFMRAHLNGEQVEIIDISPMGCRTGFYMSLIGTPSEQQVADAWLNAMQDVLKVESQNKIPELNEYQCGTAAMHSLDEAKAIAKNIIEAGIQVNKNDELALPESMLQELKVD, from the coding sequence ATGCCACTACTGGATAGCTTTACGGTAGACCACACTAAAATGCACGCTCCAGCGGTACGCGTTGCGAAAACAATGCAAACCCCTAAAGGCGATACAATTACTGTTTTCGACCTGCGTTTCACGGCTCCAAACAAGGACATCTTGTCTGAGCGTGGTATTCACACCCTAGAGCACCTATATGCTGGCTTCATGCGTGCGCACCTAAATGGTGAGCAGGTTGAGATCATCGATATCTCTCCAATGGGTTGTCGCACGGGCTTTTACATGAGCTTGATTGGTACGCCATCAGAGCAGCAAGTTGCTGATGCTTGGCTAAATGCAATGCAAGACGTACTGAAAGTTGAGAGCCAGAACAAGATCCCTGAGCTTAATGAGTATCAGTGTGGTACTGCGGCGATGCACTCACTAGATGAAGCGAAAGCGATCGCTAAAAACATCATTGAAGCGGGCATTCAAGTGAATAAGAATGATGAACTTGCTTTGCCTGAGTCTATGTTGCAAGAGCTGAAAGTAGACTAA
- the gshA gene encoding glutamate--cysteine ligase codes for MTKFAQRLDQVAKHQAVFKEFGRGVERESLRYTDDGRLATTPHPKSLGSAFTNEYITTDFSESLLEFITPVSRDVDTLINQLSDIHHFTQTKLGNEKLWPLSMPCYVGSEDDIALAQYGTSNSGRMKTLYRQGLKHRYGSLMQIISGVHFNFSFPESFWDALFGEQDKKTRQDAKSEAYFGLIRNYYRFGWLIPYFFGASPAICSSFLQGKETKLPFEKVGGTLYLPKATSLRLSDLGYTNSAQSALKIGFNSLDQYLEGLNQAIHTPSQDFAKIGVKVDGEYRQLNDYVLQIENELYAPIRPKRVAKSGEKPSEALSRGGVEYIEVRSLDVNPYSPIGITAEQIRFLDLFLTWCALKDSEPMDDCELACWRENWNKVIVEGREVGLQLQIGCDGEVLDSQSWVKRVFTDLRDIAKHMDAAHGGSEYSAVCDRLEVWNENPELSISGQLLAKTKELGGLGKVGCELGKEYRQKNLSHEYKTYTTQVMEDEVTRSVSAQLSIESADSVNFDDFLSDYFAYLSPEQAQVAN; via the coding sequence GTGACTAAATTTGCTCAGCGACTGGATCAAGTTGCTAAACATCAGGCCGTGTTCAAAGAGTTCGGACGCGGAGTGGAGCGGGAATCGCTGCGTTACACCGACGATGGTCGATTGGCGACAACGCCTCACCCTAAGTCGTTAGGCTCAGCCTTCACCAATGAATACATCACCACGGACTTCTCTGAGTCTCTGCTGGAATTCATAACGCCAGTATCACGTGATGTCGACACGCTGATTAATCAGTTATCCGATATTCATCACTTCACACAAACCAAACTGGGTAACGAGAAGCTATGGCCGTTGTCGATGCCTTGCTATGTTGGCTCAGAAGACGACATTGCTCTAGCGCAGTATGGTACGTCCAATTCGGGACGTATGAAGACGCTATACCGTCAAGGTCTTAAGCATCGTTACGGCAGCTTGATGCAGATTATCTCTGGTGTGCACTTTAACTTCTCATTCCCTGAATCGTTCTGGGATGCGTTGTTCGGTGAACAAGACAAGAAAACGCGTCAAGATGCGAAGTCGGAAGCTTATTTTGGTTTGATTCGAAACTATTACCGCTTCGGTTGGTTGATCCCGTATTTCTTCGGTGCATCTCCTGCTATCTGCTCATCATTCTTACAAGGTAAAGAGACTAAACTGCCATTTGAAAAAGTGGGTGGCACCTTGTATTTACCAAAAGCCACCTCGTTGAGATTGAGCGATCTTGGTTACACCAATAGCGCACAAAGTGCCTTAAAGATTGGTTTTAACAGCCTTGACCAGTATCTGGAAGGGCTGAATCAAGCGATTCATACCCCATCGCAAGACTTTGCCAAGATTGGCGTCAAAGTCGATGGTGAGTACCGTCAGCTGAACGATTATGTGCTGCAGATCGAAAACGAACTGTATGCGCCAATTAGACCGAAACGTGTAGCGAAAAGTGGTGAAAAACCGTCAGAGGCACTGTCTCGTGGTGGGGTTGAATACATAGAAGTTCGCTCGTTGGATGTGAATCCATATAGTCCAATTGGCATTACCGCTGAGCAAATTCGCTTCCTTGATCTATTCCTAACCTGGTGTGCACTTAAAGATTCCGAGCCAATGGATGATTGTGAACTCGCATGCTGGCGCGAAAACTGGAACAAAGTAATCGTCGAAGGCCGTGAGGTTGGTCTGCAGCTACAAATTGGTTGTGATGGTGAAGTGCTTGATAGCCAGTCTTGGGTCAAGCGTGTCTTTACCGATCTTCGTGATATCGCGAAGCATATGGATGCAGCACACGGTGGCAGCGAGTACAGCGCGGTGTGTGACAGGCTTGAGGTATGGAATGAAAACCCTGAGTTGTCTATTTCTGGTCAGCTACTGGCGAAAACTAAAGAACTAGGTGGACTAGGTAAAGTGGGCTGCGAATTGGGTAAAGAGTACCGTCAGAAGAACCTTTCTCACGAGTACAAAACGTATACGACTCAAGTGATGGAAGATGAGGTAACGCGTTCGGTTTCTGCTCAGTTGAGTATTGAATCGGCGGATAGCGTCAACTTCGATGACTTCTTGTCTGATTACTTTGCTTATTTATCACCGGAGCAAGCCCAGGTCGCTAACTAA
- a CDS encoding M16 family metallopeptidase has protein sequence MRKIWLGLLSVVFVYGCSNSDVSTQTASALPPGITLVEEMKADPDRVMIPYSKYQLDNGLTVILAPDDSDPLVHVDVTYHVGSAREEIGKSGFAHFFEHMMFQGSEHVGDQQHFKIITEAGGTLNGTTTRDRTNYFETVPSNQLEKMLWLEADRMGFLLGAVSQRKFEIQRDTVKNERAQNFDNRPYGLIWERMGEAMFPEGHPYSWQPIGYVEDLDRVNVNDLKAFFLRWYGPNNAVLTIGGDIDKAQTLEWIHKYFGTIPEVPSVEKAPKQPAVLPEDRYITLEDRIRQPMVVIGWPTTSYRGAHDQVVLDAMADAIGGGTNGLLYQKLIKTQKALDAGAFSDCNELACNFYVYAMGASTDKDGLKSLYNDLLATLDDFEKQGISEERLQQINGLSEAGAVYALESVKGKVTQLAANETFYGKPDRIEQTLERIRAVTPEAVSAAYQTFIEDKHKVTLSVVPKGRTDIAVQPATFVTPARTLPEYNEVTEADLDFRRPVDSFDRSVMPKVAEAVSAKIPELYEVYFDNGSELLGTETSETPTVEIHFQLPAGSRYVPKGKEGLAGLTASMMEEGTKTRTVEQLQAELDRLGSQIGFSEGAYTTRVSVSALERNLPQTLTLLEDMLFNPAMKQEDFDRLKAQTLEGLVYQHQKPSWMASQATRDVLYGDSVFGRSSDGSNASISSITLDDVKAFYREHYTPQGAQIVVVGDISKKQITEQLAFWSLWQGEAAPLIDPEVIPSLAGQKIYLVDKPSAPQSIVRMVRQGLPFDATGELYLSRLANFNLAGNFNSRINQNLREDKGYTYGASGYFASNREVGAIVFSAQVRADATLASLEEMIAELKNYSENGMTDEELAFMRLAVGQQDALTYETPSQKASLLSSILTYSLDKDYLKQRNDIVATVDKSTLNALATKWFDPSQYQLIVVGDAKRLKPQLEKLNIPITELEISQ, from the coding sequence ATGAGAAAGATCTGGCTCGGCTTGCTGTCGGTCGTTTTTGTTTACGGTTGCAGTAACAGCGACGTTTCGACTCAAACAGCAAGCGCACTTCCTCCCGGTATTACCCTTGTTGAGGAAATGAAAGCCGATCCCGATAGGGTGATGATCCCGTACTCTAAGTACCAGTTGGATAATGGTCTAACGGTGATCTTAGCACCCGATGATTCAGATCCCTTGGTGCACGTAGACGTGACCTATCATGTTGGCTCGGCGCGTGAAGAAATTGGTAAGTCCGGTTTCGCTCACTTCTTTGAACATATGATGTTCCAAGGCTCTGAGCATGTTGGCGACCAGCAGCACTTTAAGATCATTACGGAAGCGGGCGGTACCCTTAATGGCACCACGACCCGAGATCGAACCAACTACTTTGAAACGGTCCCGTCGAACCAGCTAGAGAAAATGCTGTGGCTTGAAGCCGATCGCATGGGCTTCTTACTGGGTGCGGTCTCCCAGCGTAAATTCGAAATTCAGCGTGATACGGTAAAAAACGAGCGTGCACAGAACTTTGATAATCGCCCTTATGGCTTAATCTGGGAGCGCATGGGGGAAGCCATGTTCCCAGAGGGTCACCCGTACTCTTGGCAGCCTATCGGTTACGTGGAGGATCTTGACCGTGTTAACGTCAACGATTTGAAAGCCTTCTTTTTACGCTGGTATGGGCCAAACAATGCGGTATTGACCATTGGTGGCGACATCGATAAAGCGCAAACCTTAGAGTGGATCCATAAATACTTTGGCACCATCCCTGAGGTGCCAAGTGTTGAGAAAGCACCTAAGCAGCCTGCAGTATTGCCAGAAGATCGCTATATCACCCTAGAAGATCGCATTCGTCAGCCAATGGTGGTGATCGGTTGGCCAACGACAAGCTATCGCGGTGCGCACGACCAAGTTGTGCTCGATGCCATGGCCGACGCCATTGGTGGCGGTACCAATGGTTTGTTGTATCAAAAGCTGATTAAAACCCAAAAGGCACTTGATGCAGGCGCATTCAGTGATTGTAACGAGCTCGCTTGTAACTTCTATGTTTATGCGATGGGGGCTTCCACCGATAAAGATGGACTAAAGTCGCTTTACAATGACTTACTCGCCACCTTGGATGATTTTGAAAAGCAAGGCATCAGTGAAGAGCGTTTACAGCAAATCAACGGCCTTTCTGAAGCCGGTGCTGTGTATGCGTTAGAAAGTGTCAAAGGTAAGGTCACTCAACTGGCCGCGAATGAAACCTTCTATGGCAAGCCTGATCGCATAGAGCAAACACTAGAGCGAATTCGCGCGGTCACTCCAGAGGCGGTGAGCGCGGCTTATCAAACGTTTATCGAAGACAAACATAAGGTCACACTCAGCGTGGTGCCGAAAGGGCGCACTGATATCGCAGTGCAACCTGCAACATTCGTAACGCCAGCGCGCACGCTACCTGAGTATAACGAAGTGACTGAAGCGGATCTTGATTTCCGTCGTCCAGTAGACAGCTTTGATCGTAGTGTTATGCCGAAAGTGGCCGAGGCCGTTAGCGCGAAAATTCCAGAGCTGTACGAAGTGTACTTTGATAATGGCAGTGAACTGCTAGGTACTGAAACGTCTGAAACGCCAACGGTGGAGATCCATTTCCAACTACCAGCAGGCAGTCGTTATGTGCCAAAAGGGAAAGAGGGACTCGCGGGGCTGACCGCTTCTATGATGGAAGAGGGCACCAAAACCCGTACAGTTGAGCAACTACAAGCTGAGCTTGATCGTTTAGGCAGTCAGATTGGGTTTAGCGAAGGGGCATATACCACGCGTGTTTCTGTGTCTGCTCTGGAGCGAAATCTGCCGCAAACACTGACGCTTCTCGAAGACATGCTGTTTAACCCTGCGATGAAGCAAGAAGACTTCGACCGCCTCAAAGCACAAACGCTTGAAGGCTTGGTTTATCAGCACCAAAAACCGAGTTGGATGGCCTCGCAAGCAACCCGTGATGTGCTTTATGGCGACAGCGTATTTGGCCGCTCTTCAGACGGCAGTAATGCCTCTATTTCATCCATCACTTTGGATGACGTCAAAGCGTTCTATCGCGAGCACTACACACCGCAAGGGGCACAAATTGTCGTGGTGGGGGATATCTCCAAGAAGCAAATTACCGAGCAGCTAGCGTTTTGGTCGCTATGGCAAGGGGAAGCAGCGCCGCTGATTGATCCAGAGGTCATCCCTTCTTTGGCGGGCCAGAAAATCTACCTGGTGGATAAACCCTCTGCGCCGCAAAGTATCGTTCGTATGGTACGTCAAGGTTTGCCGTTTGACGCCACGGGTGAGCTCTACCTAAGTCGCCTCGCTAACTTTAACTTGGCTGGCAACTTTAATAGCCGTATTAACCAGAACCTAAGGGAAGATAAAGGCTATACCTATGGTGCAAGTGGCTATTTTGCAAGTAATCGAGAGGTGGGTGCAATTGTGTTTAGCGCTCAGGTGCGCGCTGATGCGACGCTAGCCTCACTTGAAGAAATGATCGCAGAGCTGAAAAACTACAGCGAGAACGGTATGACGGATGAGGAGCTGGCATTTATGCGTCTAGCCGTTGGGCAGCAAGATGCATTGACGTATGAAACACCAAGTCAAAAAGCCAGCCTGCTTTCGTCGATTTTAACCTATAGTTTGGATAAGGATTACCTGAAGCAGCGCAATGATATTGTTGCCACCGTTGATAAATCGACGCTGAATGCGCTGGCGACGAAGTGGTTTGACCCTAGCCAATACCAATTGATAGTGGTTGGCGATGCTAAGCGTTTGAAGCCACAGTTAGAGAAACTGAATATTCCAATTACAGAGCTTGAAATCTCTCAGTAA
- a CDS encoding YqaA family protein, which translates to MLETFSQYLAESWFADSALAVLFISGFLSATLLPGGSEAGLVATLSLQQYSPVWIIVVATVGNTLGGLTNYWIGIWLPNRTQNEKHGHKAIAWLQKYGYWSLLFSWLPVIGDPLCLAAGWLRMKFLPCVILIAIGKALRYIALTAIFYGLF; encoded by the coding sequence ATGCTAGAAACATTCTCTCAATATCTCGCGGAGTCTTGGTTTGCCGACTCCGCTCTCGCCGTTCTTTTTATTTCAGGATTTTTAAGTGCCACGCTTTTACCTGGTGGGTCGGAAGCAGGTTTAGTTGCGACACTGAGTTTGCAACAGTACTCGCCCGTATGGATCATTGTGGTCGCCACGGTAGGTAATACGCTAGGCGGCTTGACCAACTACTGGATAGGAATTTGGCTGCCGAATCGAACTCAAAACGAGAAGCACGGTCATAAAGCCATAGCTTGGCTGCAAAAGTATGGTTACTGGAGCTTATTGTTCAGTTGGTTACCCGTGATTGGCGACCCGCTCTGTTTAGCGGCAGGTTGGCTAAGAATGAAATTTCTTCCTTGCGTTATTTTGATAGCCATAGGCAAGGCGCTGCGCTATATCGCGCTGACAGCCATCTTCTATGGACTATTTTAG
- a CDS encoding NADP-dependent oxidoreductase produces MKCKQVVIPEFGAAEVLSFQEIEIPQPQAGEVLVKVAYSGINPIDVKTRAGLGWAAAENKDNLPWVPGYDIAGTVEGLGEGAEKFEVGEEIVGFIGFPVRGGGYSQYVCIPESELTLIPNSVALEAAAALPLAGQTAAQAINKAQVQEGDRVLILAGAGGVGHIAVQIAVAAKAEVYTTCSERNLDYLATLGAHAINYEFAPASERLSDVDVLIDLVGGDTALDALKCLKDNARVVTIPTITAELVCEKAKLLGFEASGMLVSPDAKQMETLLYMVGVGLLKTEIQHVYPYQQVVEAHQQVETSRTRGKVLLNMQC; encoded by the coding sequence ATGAAGTGTAAACAGGTCGTGATTCCAGAGTTTGGTGCTGCAGAGGTTTTATCGTTTCAGGAAATCGAAATCCCACAGCCACAGGCCGGAGAGGTGTTGGTGAAAGTGGCGTATTCGGGGATCAATCCGATTGATGTGAAAACTCGTGCTGGACTTGGCTGGGCAGCCGCCGAGAACAAAGACAATCTTCCTTGGGTTCCTGGCTATGATATCGCAGGCACGGTTGAAGGATTAGGTGAAGGCGCGGAGAAGTTTGAGGTCGGCGAAGAGATCGTAGGCTTTATCGGTTTCCCAGTGCGTGGTGGCGGTTACAGCCAGTATGTGTGTATCCCTGAATCGGAGCTTACTCTCATTCCAAATTCTGTCGCCCTTGAAGCGGCTGCAGCGTTGCCTTTAGCCGGACAAACCGCGGCACAAGCTATCAATAAAGCTCAAGTTCAAGAGGGTGACCGAGTGTTGATTCTAGCCGGCGCTGGCGGTGTAGGGCATATCGCAGTGCAGATTGCAGTTGCAGCAAAAGCGGAAGTGTATACCACCTGTAGCGAACGTAATTTAGATTACTTGGCTACGCTGGGCGCGCACGCGATTAACTATGAGTTCGCTCCTGCTTCAGAGCGTTTGAGCGATGTGGATGTACTGATCGATCTGGTTGGCGGCGATACTGCGCTAGATGCACTTAAGTGTCTGAAAGACAATGCTCGTGTTGTCACTATTCCTACTATCACTGCGGAACTGGTATGCGAAAAAGCCAAACTGCTTGGTTTTGAAGCCAGCGGGATGCTGGTATCGCCAGACGCTAAGCAGATGGAAACATTACTCTATATGGTGGGTGTTGGATTGCTGAAGACAGAGATCCAGCATGTTTACCCTTATCAACAAGTGGTCGAGGCTCATCAGCAAGTCGAAACCAGCCGTACACGCGGTAAAGTACTTCTTAATATGCAATGCTAG
- a CDS encoding sodium ion-translocating decarboxylase subunit beta — MEGLMTLWSETGIANFEFGQICMIMVGCTLLFLAIRKGFEPLLLLPIGFGAILANIPNAGFTEPGGLLYYVYYIGIESGVFPLLIFMGVGAMTDFGALIANPKTLWLGAAAQFGIFATLFGAILLNYVPGMEFSMQDAASIAIIGGADGPTAIFLASRLSPDLLGAIAVAAYSYMALVPIIQPPIMKALTTPEERTIKMAQLRHVSKGEKVLFPLAVLLMTILFLPSATPLVGMFCLGNLMREAGVVDRLSKTAQNELINIVTIFLGLGVGSKLQAEEFLNFETLGILALGAVAFSIGTGAGVMMAKLLNKFSKEDINPLIGAAGVSAVPMAARVVNKVGLQANPQNFLLMHAMGPNVAGVLGSAVAAGILLALVG; from the coding sequence ATGGAAGGATTGATGACCTTATGGTCAGAAACAGGGATCGCTAACTTTGAATTCGGCCAGATCTGCATGATCATGGTCGGATGCACCTTGCTGTTCTTAGCGATCCGCAAGGGTTTTGAACCTTTGCTGCTTTTGCCTATCGGCTTTGGTGCGATCCTAGCGAACATTCCAAATGCTGGCTTTACTGAGCCAGGTGGTTTGCTTTACTACGTCTACTACATTGGTATTGAGTCAGGGGTATTCCCTCTGCTTATCTTTATGGGTGTAGGGGCAATGACGGACTTTGGCGCCTTAATTGCCAACCCGAAAACCTTATGGCTAGGAGCAGCGGCGCAGTTTGGTATCTTTGCGACCTTATTTGGTGCAATTTTGCTGAACTATGTACCGGGCATGGAGTTCTCCATGCAGGACGCGGCGTCTATCGCTATCATCGGCGGTGCTGATGGTCCAACAGCTATCTTCTTAGCAAGTCGTCTCTCTCCTGATTTGCTGGGTGCAATTGCCGTTGCGGCCTACAGCTACATGGCATTGGTGCCGATCATTCAGCCACCGATCATGAAAGCGTTAACGACGCCAGAAGAGCGTACTATCAAGATGGCTCAGCTTCGTCATGTCAGCAAAGGGGAAAAAGTTCTGTTCCCACTTGCTGTGCTTCTGATGACGATTTTGTTCTTACCATCAGCCACACCGCTTGTCGGTATGTTCTGTTTGGGCAACTTGATGCGTGAAGCAGGCGTAGTCGATCGCCTTTCAAAAACGGCTCAAAATGAGCTTATCAACATCGTCACTATTTTCTTAGGTCTCGGTGTTGGTTCGAAGCTTCAAGCTGAAGAGTTCTTGAACTTCGAAACGCTAGGTATCTTGGCACTCGGCGCTGTAGCATTCAGTATTGGTACTGGTGCAGGCGTTATGATGGCGAAGCTCCTCAATAAGTTCTCAAAAGAAGACATTAACCCACTTATTGGCGCAGCAGGGGTTTCTGCAGTGCCGATGGCGGCGCGTGTTGTGAACAAGGTTGGTCTTCAAGCGAATCCACAAAACTTCCTACTGATGCATGCAATGGGACCAAACGTTGCTGGCGTTCTGGGCTCTGCGGTCGCAGCAGGTATCTTGTTAGCGCTCGTTGGCTAA